The stretch of DNA GCACTCATATTGGTACAGGAATCCATAGTGACATTGCATTTTATTGACCTTTCCCCTTCACTGATTGGCAAATTATCTGCAAGAGAATCTTCTAAATTAGAATCCTGACAAACAGACCTTTTCTTCTGGGAGAGTTTTTTAACTGTGGATGATGATGTATCTCTCTGGGCAGCAGTTGCAGAACCCATCTTTCGGGGTCCAGTTTTGGAGTTTGCTGCACCCTTATTCACAGTCTTATTTGTTGACTCAATTGAATTAGTAGAGGACCTAGTTCTTCTGGCTGAATGATTGGAAGCTGAACCTTTTTCGGTCAGCTTATCTTTATTGGATACAGAGTTCTGTTTCTGGTTGTTCTGCCTGAGCGCATTGTTACTGCTCTGTGCAGAATTTCTTTTCTGTGCAGATCGATGCAAGCTAGATTGGCACTTGTGTAACTGGTTTGACTTCACTTCCTTGTGTTCCTTCTGTTTCATAGAGTTCTTATTGTCACATGAAGTTGACCCCTCCCTTCTCTGGACATTGGTCTTTGCTTGTTGGGCAAGTGATAATGATCTTCCCTTATCTCTGGAGTTGTTAAAAGTCCGTTTTTCAGAATCCACAGAAGCCCGAGTTACTAGCACATATTCTGAACCATTTGTGGTTTTATTCCTATACTGTGCTTTATTAAACCTTAAAGAGCCAGACTCCTTGCGATTTTCAGAATCAGATGCTTTATTTGCAGCTTCCATCTTCTCTTTCAAATCCCGAATTCTCAAGGGAACTGAAGAAGCCCCAATGCTGGTCACTTTGCTCTTTGAAGATGCCATGGGACTCGACTCAATCATCTTCGCAGCTGCTTCCATAATGTAAGTCACATTTTTTGTTGGAATGAACCCGGGATTTTTTATAGGTGACAATAGCTTATGATGAGTAAACGGAATTGACTTAGCTGATTTTGGAGGTAGAACTTCAGTTTGAAACCTCTCAATAGGCCGGTTATGCTGCCTCAACGGCCTAGATTCTACGGGATTCCTACAAAATGTATCATGCTTGGGCACATATCCACCCTCCATGGAATAAAAATCATTCCATAAATTAGCCTTGCCATGATGAGCTGATTTAACTTTAAGCAAGCACACCTCTGAAAGTTGAGCAGAACTAGAAGAGGGATCAGCAACATTTGAGCTTGGCAATGAATCTAACCCCATAAGTCTAGCAACTACACTAGGAGCTTTACTCCCACCACCATCATCACTAGTTGCCCATGAAGCAGAAGTCCAGTCATTACTACCTTTATTACTCGAACTCGCGTCATTCTCATCCACATCTACCTGAAAATACAACAATTATTACAAACAAACAACATAAGAAACATATCAAAAAAATCAGTTCAAGAAAATAAGGAGAAAAAGAGATGCTTTGCTTCCCACCTTGTAAGCATCTGATTTGGGGAAATTCTCCTCATCTTCTTTTTCTTGTGTTGACCCTTGTGCAACTAAAAAGACAAGATATTTTAGAACACAAATGAATCACAATGCTCAACCAAAAAAATAACAGAAACTAGTCCAAACATGGGCATAGCATAAAAATCAATGAGAAAAGAAATGTTACCAGGTAACTCTTCCAAGTTATTTGCAAAAAGCTTCTTACGAGATTTCCCATTCCAATCAAACAAGTTAAGAAAACCCCCCTTTGAACGCTTTTTCTCAACTTCCATGCTTTCCTTTTTATAAACCTAAAACAACTGTGCAATTCAAAATCAGCCCATATCCATACTTGGGTTAGAGTTTGTCATATTTGAATCCTAAATGTGCAATCATGTTTAaactctaaaaaaatattatcaattTGAAATGAACCAAGAACAAAGCAACAACAATTAGCTAGCATAACTGAGTACAAATTATACAACAAAAACACATTTAATCTCACCTACATTGCTCattcaaattttcaaataaacttGGACAGAACGCCCTAATTTGGTATCCTTAAAAAGCAATTAGTATCAGAAATGGAATAGAACACAAACCTCAAGTCATTTCAGTCAAACTCTAgtaaaaaatccttaaatctgcAAAAACCCATGTATCCCAAACTCCAAGCTCAAATCTTTTTCCTCAGTTGTAAAAACCCACTTTCCAAAATCAGCAAAAGAGACGAAACCAGCATAAAAGAacagcttttttttttcaaatgggcAACCTTTCAAATTCCAATCAATCTAGCAAACAAAGCCCATTTCCATTTCCATTTCCATTTCCAAAGCAAACCAAGCTCAAAAATTTACCCCTTTCTTCAACACAAAGGCAATGTACAAAGAGATCTGAACTCATAAAAgccaaaacaacaaaatgtacGAAGTCCAAAAACCACGATCAGAACTGAAACCAAGAATGAAGGAAGGAcacatataataaagaaaaatgaaattaatttaatggtGGGAGAGTGGGGTTCAGGTACAGGTTGGTCAAATAGGAGACtgagatgagagagagagaaagaatagAGTTTGAAAATGGGAGACTGAGTTGAGGTGAGTCGAGTCGAGTTGAGTTGAGTAATAAATTAAAAAGGTTTGCATTAAAATCTTTCGTTGGTCTTCTTCACTGAAAAACACTATTTTTTAAGATACTGACCCGTTTTATTGCTTATACTGCAATGCCACGTGGCATGTCTATGTGGGTCTACCTAGGCCCCACTTTTCCATTTCAGACAATtgtctattttatttgtttagtgTCATTGCTTTGGACATAaaggaaaaataataataataaggccaaaaataattaaaaataaaaagtaattttcaataatttcttctttctttttcagcaaaataaataaataataaaataatagataaataaTATTCTTCGTTCTTTTTTTTCCCAATTTGCTTTGGAATTGAAAGAATATGTTAGAGAAGGCTAAAAATGttgtaaaaaatatattatcttcttcaaattatacaaaaaaaaaacttttaattttttattattttaatggtttaagtattatttttttaaaaaaattaattcattcttttaaagaaaaattacaaaaaattagttattttcgcTAAATAACAAGATTTATACAAAGGAGATTAACCTCAATCTACATGGCACTAGCTTTGTTAATCAAAGCATAGTTGGTTAAAATGTGTGCTACCCTATTAGCATCCCAATATACTAAAGAAATCCTATTCACATTGTCATACATTAACATATTCCGTATATGGTCAAGTATATCATCAACGTCTCGACACACATCTTCTTTTTATATGAATTAATTAGACAGCTTCAAGACAATCTGACTCAATGTTAAATCTTGGTAATTTCTTTTGTATTCCCAACTGTAGCCCATCTTGAATAACGAGCAATTCAGCATGAAAATGGTAGAACTGTAGTAGAGGTAAAGAAAACTCGTCCTCTACTATCTAGAATCACACTTTCCAATCTCGTATGCCCTTTACCCTGTTTAACTCTTGCTTCAACGTTTATTGTACAAACCCCAACAATAGGAGGCTATCATTTTATTTCCTTTTCTGGTTGTGTCCTGTTATGTTTCACACCAACAGTTTTAAAATATTCAAGATAAAGAGCACACCATTCAGCCACCTCAGAAGCATGAGGGATTTTACCTCTATGTTTAGTATTGTTTCGTATGAACCAGAGATTCCAAATTACCACTAATCAGAATTCATAGTCTTCTAGGGTACACATTTTGGA from Cannabis sativa cultivar Pink pepper isolate KNU-18-1 chromosome 2, ASM2916894v1, whole genome shotgun sequence encodes:
- the LOC115719372 gene encoding uncharacterized protein LOC115719372; translation: MEVEKKRSKGGFLNLFDWNGKSRKKLFANNLEELPVAQGSTQEKEDEENFPKSDAYKVDVDENDASSSNKGSNDWTSASWATSDDGGGSKAPSVVARLMGLDSLPSSNVADPSSSSAQLSEVCLLKVKSAHHGKANLWNDFYSMEGGYVPKHDTFCRNPVESRPLRQHNRPIERFQTEVLPPKSAKSIPFTHHKLLSPIKNPGFIPTKNVTYIMEAAAKMIESSPMASSKSKVTSIGASSVPLRIRDLKEKMEAANKASDSENRKESGSLRFNKAQYRNKTTNGSEYVLVTRASVDSEKRTFNNSRDKGRSLSLAQQAKTNVQRREGSTSCDNKNSMKQKEHKEVKSNQLHKCQSSLHRSAQKRNSAQSSNNALRQNNQKQNSVSNKDKLTEKGSASNHSARRTRSSTNSIESTNKTVNKGAANSKTGPRKMGSATAAQRDTSSSTVKKLSQKKRSVCQDSNLEDSLADNLPISEGERSIKCNVTMDSCTNMSADNRKQSMDVISFTFNSPLKKSPGDSWSSGQVMMEKRFNSINDKDPDLYSKSFTLSSPGLNVIGADSLSVLLEQKLQELASKVQSYQSNGVREESSASCASGSQDFNLPSNTSRGGKQFQRDSSYNCKSPSVDGPMNNMNQQWQGSIRMEEPSVSSNNRAIGKRLDYQDLSPESSCEYSFESGSSADNRSNAKGNKGCSVAEVQTPSHGEIESSDSVFFSSTRNVSVNQVNRRFGFIDYDKPSNWELEYVRDIVSNAELALEDFALGHANKVISPPTLFDDLENEENFTEWNEEECCSKLGRKVLFDCVNESLELRSLQMLIGTCSRKGRLAPRKEWLAEEIHEEISVWKDMAELMVDDLVDKDMSTGIGRWLDFDNEAFEEGVEIEKGVLSCLLDDLVSDLMVF